TTTTGCTTTACGCGTAGAAAGGTGAGTTTCGAATTGTTGTTGTGCTTTAGTACGTATATTTGTACATGCCGCTTGTAGGTCGTTGATAGCAGAACTATCGAAGAGGTTGTTAGATTCTAAAGCATTTGTTGTTCTCAGTACGGTGGCTTTTTGTTGCGTGGCAAGATAATTATCTATTGCTTTATTAATTGCTTTTGTTGTTTCTTCTTCAATTAAAGATGCATTAGTAGTTTTTACTTCTTGAGTATGGGATGCATTTGTTTGATGAGGTGTTAAGAATTTACCGTGTGTTTGCGCATATTGGGTACACGGTAATATAATGAGTGCTAATACAGATAACTGTTTTTTGTTTAACATAGGGCTCCTTTTAAAATTAATATATGTAGACATGTTGACAGCTATTCATATCATATAAATATTAAAATATCCACGGACCCTTTATTATGAAGATGATTTCCGATGTATGCTGGCATCATAATTGTTAATATTATAACTAATGGTAGAGAAGGCATATGAAGCGAATGCGTAAACAGGTACGACCGGGTGGGGTTTTATTATTAGAAGTTTTGTTAGCGTTTACTATGGTTACTATTATGGCAGCATTAGTGGCTCAGTTTAGTTGGAAAATTGTAGATATACATATAAAGGCGCATAGACGTATATCATTGCTTAATGAAGCAAAAAATGTATTGGACAGTTGGTTGGCAGGTAGTGCTCATGCTACGGCGATAGTAGAGAAAAACGATATTAATTATCTCGTGACAACACGAAAGAACAGGCCTCGTATTGTTGTAGATGATGCTGAGATTGCCCAGCTAACGGTAGATGGTTTTTGCCAGGTGGAGGTAAAAGCTACGTGGCAATCTATACATGATGAGATTGAAACGTATTCTATTTTCAGCGGTATTGTGTTGTGATAAAAAAGGTGGATATATGAAGATGAGTCAGCCTGGGTTTAGCCTTATCGAGTTTACCGTTTATTTTTTTTTAATTATTCAGCTAACGGTAATGGTTACTAGCTATATGGTATCAAATTATGCGACTATTACGGGGTATAATAAAATATCGGATATAGATATTAATCTATCATGTACTGTAGATGTTTTAGAACGAGATATTAAACAGTTTTGTTCGACCCAAGGGACCTTGTTACATAAAGCTGATAATGAATATATTTGGGTAGACGGTTTCAGTGTCGGTTGGGAAGTTTACAAAGGAAATGTAATACGTACCGAAGGATTATATGATCCGCTTACATATCAATGGCATGAATCAGTACGCGGGACTGTTGTAAATAATATCAAAGCTATCCATATAACGCCCTATTATGAAGGTAGTATAATGCGATCAATTGTATGTACCGTTGAATCAAATAATTCAAATAATATACTGACTCGGACTGTTGCAATACGGAATAAAAAAATAAAATGATGAGTATTAAAATACAGGGTAATGGCTCTTCATCACTGTTTGTGCTCGTGATAATATCTATTATTTCTCTCTGTTTTATCAGTTCTTTTTATAACGCAATTCGATTGCAGGATATTGTGCGGATGCGTGAGTCATACGCGGAGCGAGTGTATGCAGCAGAAGGGGTATTAAATTATGCTATTGCATTTGCATCTACCCATTATGATGCAATAAAAATATATGCTAAAACGCCAGCGCAAGTAATTACGATATGGTTTGATGATTTGATGCCAATGCCGGCCTCTGCACCTAAGCATAGGCCAGTGGTTAAAAAAAAAATAACTATAACATATGGCCATGTAACCCCACCGCCCCGGCACATACCACTGGTTGGTAAGGCAACTATAATAATGCAAGAAGGGATTGTGGTGATTGAGGCGGTGGTCAGTCGTAATGAAACAGTGCTTGCTGCGTTGACATGCCAAGTAGTAAAGCCGCATACTAGTGCGGATCTTATTGTTGCTGGATGGCGTCATGATCAATCTGCGAGTTAGTATAGTATGATGCTTCATGCCTTTTTGCGCGTGAATTTTACATTGATTTTTGATCATTCTCTTTTCCAGATACCCTCTTTTTTGTAAAGATGTAATGACAGTAGCGATTATATTTTTCTACGTTCTAAATTCGGCGGAATTATAAAAAGGGTGGCCATGTATTATCGTCGATACTTTCATCTTCTTTTCACATTATTTTCATTAGCTTTATTTAGTTCTACGCGCATCATCAGGTCACATGGATTTGCGCCCGATACAGTTATTACTATGAAAAATGGTAAAGAGCTGCTGCCCTTTTTTCGCCTTGCTAATTTGATTGTTATGTCCACGTGGAAAAGAGTGACGGCGTATGATGCGCTCAAAAAAAAATGGGTTAAGCGGTGGATAGAAGGGGTGGGCTTTAGTCAAACAGATAGCTATTGCCGTCTTTCTTTTATGCAAGATTCATCGCCGATTGTTTGTACTCCTGCGCAACCGTTTTATCGGGTTTCCGATCAGAAATGGGTGGAGGTATATAAGCTGCGTAGTGGCGACAAGTTGTTATGTCGAGATAATAGAACCGTAACGGTTTCAAAAGTTGTTTTAGTGCAAGAACCGCTGAGAGTGTGCACATTGCAGGTTGCATCGGCACACACTTTTTTAGTAGGTAAGCAGGGTGTTGTTGCGCATAATACCCTACTGCCACTGGGAGCGTTTATTCGTTTTAGTGTGCCGTTTGGAGCTGCCGGAGCAGGTGCAGGGATTAGTTTTGGTCCCGTTGGCATCACGGTTGGTGTTTTGCTCTGTGGTGCTGTAGGAATTATTTATGATCTTCATCGCAGAAAAGCATATGCAACATATCACTCCGCAGAAGGACAAAAAACAGTTGCACTGTTTGCGCAAGAAGTTGCAAAGAATCATGGGGAGACGGCAGTATCAGGAGGGCGTACGCAAAGGCCATCTGCTGCGGCGAGTAAGGCGCATGTGCCAGCGGTAGATGAAAAGGGTGTAGTGTGCGAAAAAACTAATGGTAATACTTCATCTGCGTCACTCGTACCTACAACAGTGTGTGATGGCAAGAATGGTGAAGATCGTAATGATGGTGATTGTACAACAGTCGATTGTTCTGATGATGTTACGCAACGTCGTCTTTCTTCAGATGTAACATTCATGCACGATGCGCACCATAGTTGTGTGTTCAGCAATGCAAGCGAAGTGCCTGAAGAAATAGTGAACATAGTTGATTCACTGCATCCATCTCGGGATATTGATTTTTCTGGTCATTCAAGCAAGCATCCATCCAAAAAATCATCGGGCGGTTCAATGTTTGCACGTACCGGTAATTATTTTGTGCACGATCTTGATCAGCAAGAGAAATTGATAATAGAAGCAAGCGAGAGGTGCGATGATTTTCAAAAATCAGAATGTGAAGCAGCTCTGTATGATTATGCATCTAAAAATAGTGATCAACTTGGACTTCGTAAAGATCTCGTTGAGCAAATTAAAAATAACGGGGCTGTGTATGAATCTCGTTCTTATGAAATAGCAACACCAGTTGGCGATCTGTTGCAGGATTATAATTATGACGTTCTTGCGTATGACCATTTTTACGGTGATCAACTACAACAGCTAGCGCATCAAGATTGTATAGATATTTTAGAAAAAATTGTTTACCAAAATCATGCACTACCCCTGCATGTGCGACAACAAGATTTTTCTAAAGGCCTACTTGGATGTGTTGATGCAGCACGCGAATACAATCACGTAGGATTACCAGAAAAGTCATTTCATATTATCGACTTTTGTTATGCATTTCTTGATTGTGGGGTAGATGTTGTTAAAGGTGTTCTTGAAGGAACGGCTAAAGGACTTATTGGAGCGGTAAGCCATTGCATACAACATCCGATTGAAACCGCAGCATGCGTTGTAGCCGGCAAATACGTGTTTGCATATCATTTACTGTGTTTGCTAGAAAACGTTGCAGAGATTGGTGCTGATGCGTTACGCGCTTACCATGCAGGGCAAACGGAATGGGATGAATTTCTTAAGCCAGTTAAAGAGCAGATTAAAGAACTATCGCAGCAGCAAGTTTCTTTGCGTGGTGCGGCAGAAGGGACAACAGCATTTGTAGTCCATTGGATAGCGCAAAATAAGCTACATGGCGGACTTAATGATATTTTCAAGGCAGCAAAGACAGCAGTAAAGACAAAAGCTGCTTCACTTGCTAATAAATTGCCACGAGCTACTTCTGATCACGTTTTGACAACGCCAGAAGGGGTTAGTTTTAGTGCGTCTTCGGTTGATAATAATCAGCTTTCTGCTAACAATAATACATTAGCAAAACAGGCGCATACTCCGAAACAGCAGAATCATGCTTCAAAGCAACAACATGGTAAGCAGCAGTTAGGTAATAGTAAAAATCAACAACCTTCACCATCGAGGCAAGACAAGACGCAAACTTGTAATCAGCCACAACCAGAAGTATTGAACAATCAAACTTGTGCAATACTAAATAAAAAAAATAAAGAAATTGCTAACATAGCGAATAATATAGGATTTAAAAAAACAAACTATTATTTGCATGGACAACCTATTTTCCAAAAAGGTAATAAGTTTATTTCTTTTGATGTGGACGCGCACAATGGAGGATTTTGGAAAATGGCAGACTCTGTTAAAAATCTATCCAGTAAAAAAACGAGACTGGGGACATATGATAAATTCTTAAATAGGATTGGAAATTAAGTGTTTAATTGGAGAATAACAAAATATAATCCGAAATACAGAAATACAAATGGTGTCTATTTAAAAAATGAGTGGACATCGTATTCCGACATTGAAAAGCAGTTTTCAAATGAAGTATTGACCTTTGATGATTATATTAAGATTGAGAATAGATATATTGAAGCAACTAGGCTGCTTATGAAATGCGCGAATATAACGTCTTTACATTTAGACTCTTTAGAAATATCTGATGTAGATAAAGAAGATGTACATCTATCCGCTTCCATGGTTGAAGTTTTTGATCGCTTGCAAGAAGGGTTAGTAGTAGATTTATCTATGCTTGATGATGTCGTACGTCTAATTTTAAGAGAAGTGATCTGGGGAAAGCTGCAAACAAAAAATTTTTATGTTCATTTTGGATATGATTATTATATGTATGTTGGTAGCATAGATCGATCAATAGAGGCAATAAAAAAGATAGAGGATTTAGGTTTATTTGTAGAGCCTTATTCATCCCCATATAAGTAGTATCGGGAGATGGCACAAAGCCTTCAGAATGGGAAATTGATCTTGAACATGTATTACGATTTTTAGATGAGAAAAAAGATAACTAAACGATCAGAATCAAATTATATGAAATATATTGGTATATGCATTTCTGCCTTGGCGTGTAATAGCGCATTTGCATATCCCACGCTATTTTTTTGGCAGATTTTTTTATTCTTAATTCCTATATTTTATTATGGAGTATATGCAGGTTCTTTAACATTTTTAGACGGTTTTTTCTGGGGGTTTATTTATAACACCATTCATTTTTTAGAGTTCTTCTTTCTGCTTAAAAAATATAATTCATTGATAGTAGCAGCGGGATGTTTTTTTTGCTTAGTTGTGTATAGCTCTGTATATGCAGGGGGATGGTTTTGTATTGGCACCTTTGTATCATCTCGGCATCATGCGCAATGGTATAAAAGATTTATATGGATTATGGTCTCTTGGTTTTATTTTTTTTTCATTCAGTTCTATCTGTTTTGGATGATAGGAATGGGAGATTGCTTTGCAAATCTACTGTTACCATGTGCGCACTATCCATCAACGTTGCGATTATTACCAATCGTAGGATCAACGGTTCTGGTATTGAGTGTAATAATCTGTGCCCAGTTGCTTACCGCAGCGTTAGTAACTAAAAAAATCTCATTTTTGTGGGGGGCTCTGTGTTTTGTGATACCATTTTGTGTTGGATTGATGTACCAATATCCAGCAGCATCGGTACCGCAATGGCTGCATACAATTGGGTATGTTGCACCGCTTGCAAACTATACAGGGTATCCGCTTGATGATGCACAGGAAATTAACCATAAAATCATGCAATTTTTATATGAACATCCGCATAAAAAAATAGTGATTATGCCAGAAGAAGGTTATCCATATCCATTAAATACTGTACCTGAAGCTGTTGTAATATGGCAGCAGAATGGACTTGCATCAGGAGTTACATTATTAATCGGTGCTCACAAAGTGGATCGCGAAAAACTATTTAACTCCCTGTATCGTATAGATGATACGAATATTTCGGCTCTCTATGATAAATCGTTCCTCGTGCCTTTGTATGAGTATATACCAAGTCCAAGCTTAAACTGGGCCCGTAAGCTTTTTTTAAAAGACAAGCAGGGGTTTTGTGCTTCAGACAGGCAGCAGACGCCAATAGCTATTACTGATGGCTGTGTGGTTATGCCGTACATATGTTCCGATTTGTACTTTTCAACACAATATAAACTCCCAAATACGTTACTGTGTATTGTGAATGATGGATGGTGCTATTTGCCTGAAATGCGGCATATTATGTACCTTTTTGCGCGATATCGAGCAATTGAGTTACGACAGCCTTGCATCTATATTGGCCATCATAGAGGGCTGATCATCGCTAGTGATGGTTCTTTGCTCGATTGTGCCTTATAAACAGTTCTATTCAAATCATCCTTTTTAAACTATAATGAATCGACATATTTCATAAGAGTGAATCATCTTAGAAAGGTATTTTCATGAAAGTATTTCTTTTAAAAAATGTAGTAGGAATAGGGATTGCAGGGGAAATCATCAAAGCAAAAGATGGTTTTGCGGTTAATTATCTTATTCCACAAAAACTTGGTGTTGAAGTAACCCCACACAATGAGCAATCGTTTTTAAAAAAACTGAAAGTAATTGATAACCGTAAAGACGTGATTGCATCTAAAACGTCCATACTTGCGGAAAAAATTAAAGATACAACAGTGATTATTAAACGCAAAACGCATGATAACGGCAAACTGTTTGGGTCAATTAGTGCGTCAGAAATTGCTGATGAAATCACAAAAAGTGGCATCACTGTTTCAAAAAACCAGGTAGAAATCGATAAGTCTATTAAAAGTATTGGTACTCACGAAGTAACGATTAAGTTATCTTCTTCTTTGTTGCCAAAAGTAACCGTTAAAGTTGTTGCTGAACAATAAATATACATAGGTAATGCACTAAACATCATGCAAATACGTAAAAGATTAAAAAAAGATTTTTTAGAACCGATCAGTCCTGAAAAAATGTTGGGCAAGCGTCTTCCTTCTAGTTTAGAGGCAGAACGTGCGGTTCTTGGTGCTTTGCTTTTAAATGATGAATACGTGGGGCAGGTGGCAGAGATTCTTACTACTAAAGATTTTTATCATCTTCCTCATGCTATGATTTATCAAGCCATTCACGATTTATCACAACAATTTAAGCGTATTGATTTGGTAACCTTGCAAGATGAATTAGAAAAAAAAGATCAATTAACTATTATTGGGGGCATTACCTATTTAATGGGTTTGCAGGAAGATATACCTGCAATGGGACTGTTAAAGCAGCATGCAACAATTATTAAAGAGAAATCGGTTTTGCGGGAGTTGATTAATTCTGCAACTAATATCATTGGGAACTGTTATACGCAAAACGATAATGATATTGATTCAGTCCTTGATGATGCAGAAAAAACCATTTTTCAGATATCAAATAAAAGAACTGCTGAAAACTTTGTACAACTTAATATTTGGTTAAAAAAGACATTTCAACATTTATCTGATATTAAGAGCCATAGCAAAGGAATCACGGGGATCTCTTCCGGTTATAAAAAGTTGGATGAGATGACATCCGGATTTCAAAAAGGTGATTTTATTGTACTTGCAGCTCGTCCATCGATGGGTAAAACAGCGATGGGTATGGGCCTTGCATTACAAGCTGCAGCGCAAGGTAACACAGTTGGTATTTTTTCTCTTGAAATGAGTGCAGAACAGTTAATCTTGCGACAGTTATCTTCAGAATCGGGTATTGCGCACCATAACATTCGCAATGCAACGATTAGTTCTCAAGAATGGATAGAATTAACATCGGTGGCTGCGCGCCTTGCAGAAATGAAGTTATTTATAGACGATACATCTATGCTTAACCTCATGGATTTACGTGCAAAAGCGCGAAAGCTTAAAATTGAGCACAATTTACAGTTTTTATTAATTGATTATCTGCAGCTGGTTCATACTACAAAGCAGCATGAAAATAGGCACCAAGAGGTATCAGATATTTCTCGATCATTAAAAGCATTGGCTAAAGAGCTTCAAATTCCTATTATCGCGATGGCACAGTTATCACGTGCCGTTGATGCGCGTATGGACAAACGTCCCATGCTTTCAGATTTGCGTGAATCTGGAGCGATTGAGCAGGATGCTGATTTAATTATGTTTTTATATCGTGATGTGGTATATAACGCTGAAACAGAAAATCCAAATCATGCAGAATTGATTATCGGAAAACAGCGAAATGGACCGACCGGAACAGTACAATTGCAATTTATTCGTGAATTGACAAAATTTGTTGATGAAGATGGCAATCACGGATACGGAGGCTACGGTTAATAGTTCTTCCGACGTTCCAGCCTTTGGTCTACGTAGGATGATATTGACGCGAGCAACTTACGGTGTGATGTATCATTTGTAGTACAGTTCTGTGAGATAACAAACAATTATATAAGTAGAAAAGAGCAGGAGGGCGGTTTCGCCTAGGCTTTTAATCTGACAACAAAAAATTACGACGTGATTATGATAAAGAGGTAGTAATGATTGTGCTTGGTATTGATCCGGGTCTGCTTATAGCAGGATTTGCGATCATAAAAAAAGAACAAAAAACAACATATTTATTAGATGCGGGATATTTAAAATTGCCGGGAACCAAGACCGTTATTGAACGGGTAGGGTTGTTTCATGAATTTTTTGAGAAAAAAATCATTGAATGGAAGGTTACTGATCTAGCAATTGAAACACCATTTCTCGGTAAAAACAGTCAAACCTTTTTAAAACTAGGGTATTTGCGCGGGATTTTATACTTGTTAACACATAAACACAGTCTGCAGCTGCATGAATTTTCTCCGCGAGAAGTGAAACAGTCAATTACCGGGTTTGGAGGTGCAGGCAAGGAACAAGTTGCGCGTGTTTTATATCAACTGTTTCCGCGTCTTATTAAACCAGAAAAATATGATGTCACCGATGCGCTCGCAGTAACGCTTTGTGGGCTGTGGAAAACCAAAAACAGTTATCTGCTATAAATCATTTAAAATCTTTTAAACAAAGCCGTATTTGACCGCGTTTTTCAAAATTACTGGAATTCTTGCCCGCAAAGGGTGCTCGGAATTTCATTCTAAAGAAAAAAACGGGCATTTTTTGCCAAAACCCCGATGGATACAGGCGTTTCAGGCGGAATGAGAATTATGTCAAAAATAATGGGGGGGCTAACTCAAAATACAATGAAACGCACACTCAAAATTTGAATAAATTTTAAGAAAAAAAGGATTTTCCAAAATATTTTCATTTAAGGAAATCATTTGTCGAAAAGATTTAACCACATTTTTGAGTTCTTTGGATTTTCAAATTTTTTAAAATAATAAGGAAAAATCTCATTAATTTTTAAACAAGGAATCAAAAACTTCATACTTTATAAGGAACTACTCTCCATATTTTAATAAAAAATTATAGGGATTTATAAGGATCCAAATTATTAATTTTATAGTTTTATTCGGATTTTTTATTAAAAATTATAAGGAATTATTCATTTTATTTTTCCCTAAAAAAGGAACCTCAAAGCCACCTCTTCTTCAGACGGCCTCATACCGGCCATACTTTGTCTCCGGTACAGAAATTGTGCAACTGACCTGCACAAAAAAATCTGTAACAACCCTAAAATCAAAAGTTTTTAAAAAATAAAAAATCCGCTAATGCGCATTCGCTAGCGGATTTTTCAGGATAGGAATTGTATGCCTAAAAACTAAAATGATGGCAACTTAAGACATATTGAACCATTATGTAGTTCGGTCTTATTTGTATCTTCTTGATTAGTAATTGCGCCTCCATAAAACAGTTGATCCTTAAAAAGAAATGGTGCAAATACTATTTCGGTTGAGTTAACTGCAACAGGAGCTACTTCCTGAGATAAAAAATCATATTTATATAGAGAGGCCTTTCCAGATTCAGATCGTCCACAATCAGAAAAATAAATGCCTTGATTATGATAAATCGGTACGAAAGGAACCAATGACTCATATAATCGATCTGCTTGATGTGATATTAAATCGACCGGAATAGCAAAATTAAATAATGGATTAACCTGCCAACCTGATTTTGTACGTACAATGCTATGATATACACAATCAATTGTTTCGGGGCTACTCGTATCCCCATATTCAATAACAAAACCACGATCTTCATCAACCATGGACAAAAACATAATTTGTCGATTATTAAAATCTGCTACTACCTCACTATGCTCTGTATCGTCAGGCATTCTCATTTCATGCTCTATGGCAGTTTGATGAGTAATAATTTTTTTAGCCCATTCTGTATATGCATCAGTATCATTAAATGATTGATTACTATACTGTATGTTGGGATATGGCTGCTGTACAATGCGATACTGCGTATTCCCCTCTATTTCTAAGCGTTGAATATAAAATAATAATGAACCAATCTTCTGTGGGTGTAAACAATCATAATGATCGCTAAAAGCAATCGCATCAGTATCTCCATTTATAGAAAAATGAAAAATTCCATAACGGTCTCGTTTTTTACAACAGCAATAACCCGCTAGCTCATCTATCCAATCAACAGAAATATAATCGTACAGAGAATCTTGAATGCTAATAATTCTTGGAGATCGTTTGTTAAACTGTTTAATCCATACGCGACCATTAGAAACAAAACTAAATCCTGAAGCATCTGACATAATACGAACTGCTGCCGGCATATGTATAGAATGCAATAGTGGATACGCATATAAACTTACTGGATCCCATCCAAATAATGTAAGATTATCTGGTGCCTTTTGATAAACGACATAGACAAACGGTACCGCATGACCATTGGTGGATGACACCCCAACAGGATATAAATACTCTTTAAGATCGGAACTAATCAAAAAATGTGATGATACTAATAGATAAAACCATAATAATCCTTTGCTCACAATATCCTCCTCAGACAGTCTCAGACTAGTTATTGATATTTACAAAGTATCACTATAACAATCCTATCCATACTGTGCAAAAAAAATTCCATCGCATCAACCGAAGTTAATGCGATGGAAAAAAGGAGAGTAGTAATGAAGCCTAATTAAAGTAAAAAATCATAAATTTAAATATGACTTATCTAAAGGATAATACACATTCAAAGTATGTCAATGATTTTTTTTATAAAAACGCCCTATAGAAGGACAATTTCAATTTAAATTCTCTATAAGCATATATCATTTACAGTTAGCTGTCAACCAATTAAAAAAATAAAAATTCGTGCCTATTGCGAATGATTTCAATCCGTCAATACTACCTGGCCTGCCCCAGCCTCAAGCAGTATATCATGCAAAAAGCCTTGTTTTAAAGGGGAAGTGAAAATAATCTGATTTCCCAGCCCTTGAAGGACTTTCATAAAAATATGAGCCCGCTTTTCATCAAAATCGGTCATAAAATCATCTAATAAAAAGATCGCCTGCCCTCTGGTTCTGGCTAATTCACTCATTTGGGCTAGTTTTAATAGCAAAATAATGAGCTTCTGCTGGCCTCGCGAGGCAAACATTCGAGATCGTTTCTCATAAAATTTAATCAAAATATCGTCTAAGTGAGCCCCAAATAAAGATCGCCTATAGCGCAGCTCATCTGCATATAACGTGGGGCGGTCAGCCAAAAAAGCCTCCAATGTGGCATGCCCATCCGTAAGAGCCTCGTTATAATCAAAAGTAATATGAGGAGCGTCATCAAAAAAATTATGAATAATCGTAGTCGTTTCAGTCTGAAGCCGCTCAAGCCCTCGCCGACGGTGTGACTGCACTATTCGCGATGCCTGCCAAAGCTGTTGTGTCAGAATATGATACATTGTTTTATCAAGCACCCCTGATTGTAAAGCTCGATTTCTGCTGGTGACGATATGGCGCAAACTATGTGATGCTTGCGCAAAATCTGCATCATATAATAGCAAAACATGATCTATAAATGCCCTGCGTTCTTGTGGGCTCCCGCTAATAATAGATAGATCATCTTCGGTTAACGTAACCACGCGATAATGATCCATTAGCTCTTTATATGAGCTAATACCTTTTTGATTAATTTTTACCAGCCGTTTTTTTCCAGAAAAACCGACCTGTAACTCCGTTTCATGAGATGTTATCCCATCAGATTCTGGTACAAGTTGCGCTTTCAAAAAAAAGGTGTCATGCCCGAACTGCAGTAACTCTCGCGGAGCATGGGTTCTGAATGAACGGAGATAACAAAGGTAATGAATACTTTCCAACAAAGAAGTTTTTCCCGACCCATTTAAACCCTCGATAAGGGTAATTTTACTGGGAAACGAAATTGTTTTCTGTGTAAAACATCTAAAATTTTTAATATGTAATTGTTGCAAATGCACGATGGTACTTATTTAAACGGCGGTTGGAGAAACAGGCATTACCAAATAAACCATA
This genomic interval from Candidatus Babeliales bacterium contains the following:
- a CDS encoding crossover junction endodeoxyribonuclease RuvC; this translates as MIVLGIDPGLLIAGFAIIKKEQKTTYLLDAGYLKLPGTKTVIERVGLFHEFFEKKIIEWKVTDLAIETPFLGKNSQTFLKLGYLRGILYLLTHKHSLQLHEFSPREVKQSITGFGGAGKEQVARVLYQLFPRLIKPEKYDVTDALAVTLCGLWKTKNSYLL
- the recF gene encoding DNA replication and repair protein RecF (All proteins in this family for which functions are known are DNA-binding proteins that assist the filamentation of RecA onto DNA for the initiation of recombination or recombinational repair.), with the protein product MHLQQLHIKNFRCFTQKTISFPSKITLIEGLNGSGKTSLLESIHYLCYLRSFRTHAPRELLQFGHDTFFLKAQLVPESDGITSHETELQVGFSGKKRLVKINQKGISSYKELMDHYRVVTLTEDDLSIISGSPQERRAFIDHVLLLYDADFAQASHSLRHIVTSRNRALQSGVLDKTMYHILTQQLWQASRIVQSHRRRGLERLQTETTTIIHNFFDDAPHITFDYNEALTDGHATLEAFLADRPTLYADELRYRRSLFGAHLDDILIKFYEKRSRMFASRGQQKLIILLLKLAQMSELARTRGQAIFLLDDFMTDFDEKRAHIFMKVLQGLGNQIIFTSPLKQGFLHDILLEAGAGQVVLTD
- the dnaB gene encoding replicative DNA helicase; this translates as MQIRKRLKKDFLEPISPEKMLGKRLPSSLEAERAVLGALLLNDEYVGQVAEILTTKDFYHLPHAMIYQAIHDLSQQFKRIDLVTLQDELEKKDQLTIIGGITYLMGLQEDIPAMGLLKQHATIIKEKSVLRELINSATNIIGNCYTQNDNDIDSVLDDAEKTIFQISNKRTAENFVQLNIWLKKTFQHLSDIKSHSKGITGISSGYKKLDEMTSGFQKGDFIVLAARPSMGKTAMGMGLALQAAAQGNTVGIFSLEMSAEQLILRQLSSESGIAHHNIRNATISSQEWIELTSVAARLAEMKLFIDDTSMLNLMDLRAKARKLKIEHNLQFLLIDYLQLVHTTKQHENRHQEVSDISRSLKALAKELQIPIIAMAQLSRAVDARMDKRPMLSDLRESGAIEQDADLIMFLYRDVVYNAETENPNHAELIIGKQRNGPTGTVQLQFIRELTKFVDEDGNHGYGGYG
- the rplI gene encoding 50S ribosomal protein L9; the encoded protein is MKVFLLKNVVGIGIAGEIIKAKDGFAVNYLIPQKLGVEVTPHNEQSFLKKLKVIDNRKDVIASKTSILAEKIKDTTVIIKRKTHDNGKLFGSISASEIADEITKSGITVSKNQVEIDKSIKSIGTHEVTIKLSSSLLPKVTVKVVAEQ
- a CDS encoding toxin C-terminal domain-containing protein, whose protein sequence is MYYRRYFHLLFTLFSLALFSSTRIIRSHGFAPDTVITMKNGKELLPFFRLANLIVMSTWKRVTAYDALKKKWVKRWIEGVGFSQTDSYCRLSFMQDSSPIVCTPAQPFYRVSDQKWVEVYKLRSGDKLLCRDNRTVTVSKVVLVQEPLRVCTLQVASAHTFLVGKQGVVAHNTLLPLGAFIRFSVPFGAAGAGAGISFGPVGITVGVLLCGAVGIIYDLHRRKAYATYHSAEGQKTVALFAQEVAKNHGETAVSGGRTQRPSAAASKAHVPAVDEKGVVCEKTNGNTSSASLVPTTVCDGKNGEDRNDGDCTTVDCSDDVTQRRLSSDVTFMHDAHHSCVFSNASEVPEEIVNIVDSLHPSRDIDFSGHSSKHPSKKSSGGSMFARTGNYFVHDLDQQEKLIIEASERCDDFQKSECEAALYDYASKNSDQLGLRKDLVEQIKNNGAVYESRSYEIATPVGDLLQDYNYDVLAYDHFYGDQLQQLAHQDCIDILEKIVYQNHALPLHVRQQDFSKGLLGCVDAAREYNHVGLPEKSFHIIDFCYAFLDCGVDVVKGVLEGTAKGLIGAVSHCIQHPIETAACVVAGKYVFAYHLLCLLENVAEIGADALRAYHAGQTEWDEFLKPVKEQIKELSQQQVSLRGAAEGTTAFVVHWIAQNKLHGGLNDIFKAAKTAVKTKAASLANKLPRATSDHVLTTPEGVSFSASSVDNNQLSANNNTLAKQAHTPKQQNHASKQQHGKQQLGNSKNQQPSPSRQDKTQTCNQPQPEVLNNQTCAILNKKNKEIANIANNIGFKKTNYYLHGQPIFQKGNKFISFDVDAHNGGFWKMADSVKNLSSKKTRLGTYDKFLNRIGN